In the Tachyglossus aculeatus isolate mTacAcu1 chromosome 6, mTacAcu1.pri, whole genome shotgun sequence genome, TCAGGATTGCACTGACAGTGGTGTCCGAGCAGACCAGCTTAAAGACGGCTTCCAACTCACATACAAAATGGTTCACTACATTGTGTCCTGCACAAAACTGAGCCGGCATGGTGACCATAGGAATTAGGGCCAGCAGGAAGTTACTTAACCACATGACAGCGGCAATCTGGAAACAAGCCCTCATTGTCATGATCAGCGTGTAACGCAAGGGGTTTGATATGGCGACGAATCGGTCGTAAGCCATGACGGCCAGTAGGGAGCACTCGGTCATGCCCAAGAAGAGGAAGATGGTCATTTGGGTGTAGCAGTCACTGTAGGTGATAGTGGGGCAGTCTCTCAGGCAGTTGACAAGGACCAGAGGCACTGCGGTTGTGGTGGAACACAGGTCAACAAAGGACAGATTGCAAAGAAAGAAATACATTGGGGTGTGAAGTCGAGGCTCTTTCCATACTACCGTAATGATGAGGATATTTCCCACAACGGTTCCCAGATAGAGATGGAGCAAGATACAGAAGAAAATGATTTGACTTTTGGGCTGATGGGAAAGTCCAACCAGAATGAATTCTGTGACCTCAGTGTAGTTGGCCCCTCTCAGTTTATTCATTTTCTCCTACCTGTGGAACTAAGACAAAGGAAAGAGAGCATGAATTTTAGAAAATACAAGCCAAATGAGTTCTGACTCCATGGGGGCTGGATGGGAATTACTTCGAGTGGTCCCCAGGATTCCTGGTCAGTAGCCATCATCTGGCAAGGAGCAGATGGTATAATTTCCAGGAGGCGCCCAACACAATACAGTGTAttcctaagagctgggataacCAGGTCTCTAGTCTGAGGTCATTAGGTCACTAAGGCCAGTTAAAACTAGGGTGGAATTAGCTTTTCTTgttcagaaaaggtaagtgaggtCTCTGCTTTCTTTCAGTGGGTGGAACTGAAATTCTCACAACTGTTTCCTCCTGTTTTTATTCTCTTTCTTCCAAATGAGGAAATCCCCTGCTAGGAAAGTGGTACCTCTGGTTAACCTTCAGGATTCAAAGTTCTGAAAGAAATTAGTGCCAAAGAGGTTAGCTTAATTTAGCCTTTCATCTTTCATGGATAATCAAAATAACCCGAATCTCTATCCAATGATGGGATAAAAGAGCTGACAAAATTTGCTTGAAGCGCAAACATCCTAGAACCCTTCTCAGTCTTCTAAGTTAGACTGGAACGGATTCTCCATCTTTAAGACCATTTTTGGAGAATGGATTATCCTAAATCCAGTGTTTTCAACCCTTTTGAGAATTGATGTCTACATTTGCTGATGGAGAAGACACCCCCAATGCAGAAACTAGGGTCataaagacagaggaagagaagattTTTCTAATCAGCAATCTCATCCCCTCCTAGACTAaaaatcagggtttttttttcttttttgagtgTATGTGTGTCGGGGGAAGACTCTACTCTGCCTCTGCACTGATAGCTTTCATCGAATGAGAACACATTTTTCTTTATATAGGCTACTCAATGGGTTATTAGCTGAACTacttgggacctgggttctaatcccagcttctccacttgtctgctgggtgactttgggcaaatcactaaacttctctggtcttcagttccctcattctcaaaaaggggattcaatatctgttcccactccttcttaaactgtgagtccatgtgggacttgattttcttatatctaccctaatgctgaatacagtgcttggcacatagtaagtgcttaacaaataccatagttaatattattaatactttTCTTGGGTACTTCATGTTCCTTCACTCCTTAGAAGCCCAGAGACACAGGATGAATGTAATATCTTAATTTCACGAGCTcttttgggggcaggagggaggggacatgGAGAGAAGGCTATTTTCTAACCTCAGACAACATGTTTGTCTCAAAAAATAACATCCTATTTCTCTTAAGTGATATTTAGCCAGAAAATACATTTAAATGTTGTGCAAAAATGTACCCGGAGTTAGAGTACGTCAAAAGTTTGGAAGATACTTGTGCCTATTTGGGAAGCTATAGATTTGGTCTGACTTTACAAGCTGGAGCTCTCGGGCACCAATCACCTTCATTTCAAAGGAACTACTGACTCTCCAGTGAGTCAGCCAAATGCAGTTCCAGGGGTGACTGTAGGAAATCCAAGATAATGCAGATATTTTTATTCCCGATGGTTACCATCTAGATTTAAAATGTAAAGCCCTCCATTAATTTAGAGGCGGGAAGGAAATGAATtagatcctttttttaaaaaaaatcaagaagctGGAATGGGCCTTCAGGTTGTGAAGGAGACCAGCTACTCACTGAATTCTATAGCTTCCAAGGTAACTACTGCTGGAAATGTAGTCCTttcaaagtaaaaataaaatccaCATAGAGCCTTTGGTCAGAGATGGGTCACAATAGCATCCAGCCCAGCCTGGTTTAAGGGTTGTCAAATTGGTAGGTTTTCCTTTGGTTCCTCACAAACCCAGAGGAAGAAAAGACATCTTTGCATGTCCAGTGATGAATTTGCTTGCCTGTAATTAAATCCCTGAATTAACCCTAAGAAACAAAACAACGTATTGGGAATGCCGTTCTCTTGTTTTAAATGCTGACTCCATATTTGTAAGGCACttaggtggaatcaatcaatcagtgatatttattggcccttactatgcgcagagtactgtactaagtacttgggagagtaaaatacaacggagttagcagacacctttcctgctcacaatgagtttatagtcttgtGTGTAATAACATCGAATCCCAATTTGATAGAAGTTCAAGCAGTACATTCAACACTGTAACGGTCATTTTTTTTAAGGGAGAGTGGTTAGTATAAATGTGTCTCTTACCTTGACTTCAAACTATTAAATGATTTGAGGCCAGATCTTCTCTCTCTGATTGGCTGATACATTACACTCTCCAAAGCAGACAACAAAGATGATATAGCATAGATCAACTGGGAAGAGGGATACGATACCGATTCTTGCACTCACCTTGAGAGAAAAACCTGCATATCACTGAATCCAGATCCACTACCTAGAACACAAGACATTAAATATTTCAAGAAGGCTCTAGTCCTCATGATTTTAGACTTCAGGAGACTCCAGGGATCATATCCCTTAGAGGCAGAGAAATTCCACCAATGGGAAGTGGATCGAAGGGACTAGCAATGTGTTGATGTGCCCTCTGAGGAAAAGATACCTTTTTTCCTTTGTCGATCATTAAAGCCAAGcaaagtcattttttttcctcttgtaaTGAGTCTCTGATACGTGCAAGTGATACTTTTTATGGAGACTCCCCTGGTTACTTGATGCAAGGGAGGTTGGAATAGCAGGGGGTCatatcccacccacccacccaaaaaCAAGACCCTGAAAAGGTCCTGCAAAGAGCTACCAAATGGTGGGGCAGATCCCCAAATGACCATTGTGGGATGTTCTAGGGTCACTATCGGCTACACACAGTCCATCTCTATTGCCCCACTATTTGTCTGAGACTGGCCCTGTTCTGGTCACTGGGGAAGACTAGTTCTTTCTTATGTTGGTCTCAGTACAGGAGTAGGAGATTAGATGAGGGTTGTGATGTCAGCAGGAGGATTTGTGACTACTGCAGAGCGAGGTGCTAGAACACAACTGTACCGGGGCCAGAGTCGGAAATGTGACTGGAGTTATGGATGCTGCAATACTGATTCTTTCTTTCTCAGGTTAAAGCCAATGCCTTTCTCATTTCCTCAGAAAAATCAAAACTTgaagtagaggagacagacaggcaggagTCGCTGCTGAGTTCAAATTTaaactagtaataataaagtCATCCCTCCCAATTTTCCCCCGATGTATTCTTGTCCAAGAAACATATCTTAATTTTTCCCATTagaaacagaagaggaaaaaggcAATCTTTGTATTACCAGGGAAATATGTCTGCTTCCATTCAAATATCCAGCTGGCAACCTGACTTTTTAAGAAGCCATAATCTTTGTTGGAAAAATGTATGTATATTTGCCTTTTCTTAAAGTGTTCTTCCTTCCTAGGCTTTTGCTTTTCAGCCTGTCATTGAAAGGGGTGAAAGCCTCTCATGATCCTACTCAGATAGGTTTGTTGAGCATTAATAGGCTCGTTGGGCATTGCTTATTACCAATGCAGTGAACAGAGTGGAGCAATTAAAACCACTTTTTGCAAACACCCAGACACCCCACTCTGGGCATTATTAAGGAGACTACAAACTTGGCACTTCTTCCCAAAAAACTTTTCAACACAGTAATAATGGGATAATTATGAGCAATGGGAGAAAGTTTCAACTTTTCCTTCTTAGAGACAAAGAACAACTTTGAAGATGTGAAGAAACGAGGAAGAAAAACATTCCCCCAATAAACTGAACCTAAAGAGCAAGAAATAAGTCCCTCAGCAGAGCTGAGCTCCCTGAGACAGACACCCAAACCTGCCTCGTGATTGCCTGTGTCTTTCAGATTAAACATAAGGGCCAAATCTCCTTTCTAAATGAGCATTTATGAGGGCACCACTGACAGCTGCCCACTCCCTGGGGAGGAAACCCCATTGTCACCATTTTGACCAAATGAAATTCAGCAGTCTCCTTTGTAACACACTTTGACCCAATTTAGGCCACCATGAAGGTAAACACCAGCCAACATACCCAGGGTCTCAAAGAATCAATGTGGACCCAAGGAATATTCAGTACCTGGTCTAAATGAAATTGTTTCCCTGTGGACTCTGGTTCCTGTTCCCagttcaatttttttaatggtatttgttaagtccttactatgtaccaggctctgtactaagtactgggatagatacaagcagttCCTGGgatacactgggatagatacaagcagtataggactcatagtcttaatccccattatgcagatgaggtagatgtggcacagagaagttaagagacttacccaagggcacacagcagtcacatggtggagctgggattagaacccaggtcctactgccttccagtcccatgctttattcactaagccatactgcttctcatattctcctattcctcctcccacTAATTTCAAACAATTTCCAACTTTCTGTCACCCCCATTTGATTATAAACTCCTAGAGGACAGGGGACATGCGGCTTCCTTCTTTTGTActgtcccagatgcttagtattaGTACGGTGAACTAACTACTATCGATTGACTGGTCCCTGAGCTACAGGGAGAAAAATGGGATCCCTTGATCTAGCAGGGTGGGGGGCTATAGAAAGAGGTGAGGGTACCGAGGAGGGGAAGGCATAACTGTGGTAGAATGAACACCGGCACAGCCGATCAACTCCACCAGGACTCAGGCCACCCGGCTGCTGGATCAGCTGCCCCCGCTATAATTCTGAGGACCACCTGGCCGAAGGATTTTAATGTGTCCTACCTAGGTGGGCGGAGCCCCTAAAATAACGCCCCAGGGAAAAGAATGCAGTGACTAGATGGGAGAGGTCACATGACGATCTTTGCTAAACCCAAATCCTCCTCAATCGTGGGCCCCATCTCACTGAGCCCGACTCGAGGCCCATAATCCAAGTGGCTCTGAGAGGTCTTGTCCCACCTCCTGAGACCTCCGTCCATTCAATATGCTTGTCCCCTTTGAAATATTCTCAATCGCTTCCTCggactggggtcagaggtcagaggccaCCTGTCAGTATCTCCAGAGAGGAGAGCAATCTGTGACCTGAATGGCAAAGGAGCTTATTCTTTCTCTGAGCTACACCTggcagatggtatttgttaagcacttactatttgtcaagtatgggaatggatacaaggcaatctggttggacacaatacctgtcccacgtggggctcacagactaattgggagggagaatgggtaatgaatccgcattctacagatgaggaaactgaggtacagagaatttaagtgacttgcccagcatctcacagcagagaaaactgggattagaacccaggtcctctgattctcaggcccatcctctttccactaagcatcactgcttcttacacacacacacacacacacacacacacacacacacaaacaaaagcacacgtacacacacactaacaccccccccacccacccccgcccaaCACACTTGACAGCCATGCATATACTCACCCAGGGATTCACCTTTGTGGCTAGTTGCAGCAGGCCAGCCCACATTCACTCTAGTGAATAGGAGGTGTTGGAGACCTGGTTCTGGAAGTAGCTAACTGTGAGCTGTCTGGGAGATGATAGTGCTGCTTGTTGGGAGGGGCACCAGCTAAAATGCTCAGCCGGCCatccatccccatgttacagagttTCCTCACTGCTGCttgcctggtttagtggaaagagcataggcttgggagtcagagctcctgggttctaatcccagctctgccacttgtcagctgtgtgactttggccaagtcacttaacttctcttggcctcggttacctcacctgtgaaatggggactaagactgtgaggtccaagtgggacaacctcattacctcgtatctaccccatttcttagaacagtgttcggcacgtagtaagtgcttaacaaataccatcatcattattactatcattgcctgtcaaaggaagaaggaggagttaGAGCTGTTGATGCTGGTTCAGTAATTATAGAGGTTGTATCTATTGTCACACCCACACTTACCCCAAGCACACTAATTTTGGCCAGAAGGCACATTTCCCCTCCATGTTTTGGCCAGAATGTGATGATGGAAATAGGGAAGGATCTAACAAAACGATTGTGCCTGGAAACAGGTTAGTGTACTGTTGGAAGATGGTTGGGTGTATATGGCTGGCAGGAGACAAAGCATGACTACCACAGTGCAAATTTCCCTAAATACTGGGATCTACAAGGATGTGTGTTCTAGGAGAACCAgtccatgtagaacagtgctctgcatccattgGGTCAATCAAGCTAGTTCACTGACTTGCTGCTTCTGGGAGGACCCAATATCTCTGCCCGCAGTCTGGTCCATGAATGGTTCTGGGCCAGGACTActgcctccaggaagccctctcctcagccccctgtGAACTGTCCTCCTTATGTTTGCCACCCGAATGGCTCCTGGAACCTCTCTGAGGTCTTTCTAGGGGAGACTGGGAATCTGTTGCTGATCTGGGGCCACAGGGGTTTGTCTTGAGTGCAGGCTTGCTTGTTTTATCTTCCCCTCGGCACTCTGTCTCTGCCCTCCATGCTGACCGAGAAGCAACGGCAATAATGGGAAGTGGTCAGGGAGACCTGGATTATCACAGGCAGTTGGATGACAGTGATGGGAATTTTCTTCCTGAAGACAAGCATATGGACATGACTAGTGCCTAGGCTAGGGCTTCCGTGAAtcacatatttgagtgcttactgtgttcttgggagagtacaatgtaacggagtcgatagacatgttccctgcccaaaataagctggGCTTTTAGGCTTGGGTTTCCCAATCCTTTCCTTTCTGCAGcacactttccccacccacagggCCCAGGCATCATCTCTTTTAGTCTTTGATTCAGAACACTAACCCCATCCATTTTGTTTCTCTCCCACACTGAAGTAATGACATGACTTCAACCCAGCCTGAGTTGGGTTCCTCTGAACCTCAAGAGGTTTGTGTCAGTTCATCTCACCAGAGCAGCCTCCCCAAGAGTTCCAGCAGCCCCAGGCCCCAGCACCAAGTGACTCCACACCCCCTCGGCTCCTCTATCCCAGAGACACTGAGGTGTCTGCGGGAATGAAGTGGATCATCAGGAAGAACAGCTGATCCAGGAGCTTACCACCAGCATTGGGACTCACCTGCCAGCCCCAAGCTCATCTACAACAGCCAAATACCATGGGGGAGCCAAGCAATCACCCACTGAACTGAATCAATGCAGATTCAACATATTtctaactgaggctgagaagaggCCTTGCAGGTGGAATCTCCATGGGCCCCATTCGCAACCAACATGGACACCCATGTGTGTGCTAAGCAAAGAAGGGAAGTCTGCCCCACCCAACCCTGATTCATGGAGGGCAGCCTCCTCACACCTCAACTGCCCCAGACCCTGCCTTCCACCAAATTCACTCTCCTAGTCTGGGATGGAGCAGAGAGTGTGCGGAGGAAGAGTGGAGCAGGGTGAACTCCATCTACACCAGCTTGCCCGTGGATCTCCTCTAACCTCTCCAGAAACCTGGGAAACTTGCAGCCCCTTGTAAAACTTAGACCTGCTCTCTCTAAAGGGAAGGGGAGCTTGACTATCAGGCAGAAAAGGCTGTTATGACCCGTGGCTGGAATGGGAAGTCACGTGCGAGCTCAGGTATTATCAGCCTTCCTGCAActgaaagttttttaaaaaagaaggcaAAGAGCCCCATACATCCACATATTGTTTCTCTCCCACACTCAAGTAACGACAAGACTTCAATCCAGCCCGACTTGCTCCTCTGAGCCTCAAGAGGTTTGTGCCAGTTCATCTCACCTATTCCTCAACTGTGGTAACTTCCAACAGCTAAAATTGATGCATTGGATTGCTTCAGCATctttcttcccaagggcttggagatAATCCCAGTGCTAGCGCATCCACTCCCACCATCCCTCTGAAATAATCAATGTTCCCAGTCTACAGCTGGGAAATGGAGACACTCAGAATTAAATGGTTTCCCATGGTCCCAGTCAGGAAAGGAAGCACCAATATTCAATTGCAGAAATCCTgagcctccccttctcccaccaggTCCCCAGACCCATGTCTGGTGGCTCTCTGCTCAATATTTGCAAACAATTTCTGGATCTTCATTTGACCCGGGCTatctgaaattttttaaaaaagaaggcaAAGATCCCCACACATCCACGTATGCCTTTCTGGAATGTTTTCTATTTTTAAGATTTAGGCTCTGACAAGGATAAGGGGAAGCTTGACCCAGCtgaacttcattcagtcatatttattgagtgcttactgtgtgcagagtttcaGAACTTGAGGCTTGGGGGATGATCAGGTCTCTTATTTGAGGATTTCTTTGTTGTCCAGAGGGAAATAGCACCATGTCAAGAGACAGTGCTGATTCTGTGGGACCCGCTGGGTAGAGCTGTTTATACATGAGAATGGTTTGAACAGAAGGATGCTTTTCCCTTACTGAAGCCAAAGATGTTAAACTATACTTGTAGCTGAAATGAAATATTTCCTTCCAAGAGGAAATTTGCCTCTCTGATCATTTGAGCTTTCAGAGTTTGAACCTTGTGTGATTTAcagtttgctttttttccccttaaaaatAACCCAACTGGAAGATCTGTAAAGAAGATTGATGAGTTGGTTCATATTTTCAACTGCATATTTAATCTCTGAATTAGGAAGCGTTTGGAATCTATTACAGAAATCTACTGTAATCAATGCTCCAAATATTCCATCCATTAGGTGTTTGGGAGAAGCCTGCAGAAAATCTAGGGTAATCTCACTGTAGGCACCATATTTTCTTCTTAATGAAGTCCTGGGGCAATTATACCATGTTCCTCATCCAGCCTTCTCTTCCTTTTAGATGTCATTGGAAGCCATCAGCTGTGCTTACAAATAAATCACAGTGCTCATGTGAGTTGCTTCTTGAGAGACTAAGTGGGATTatttttgagctccatgtgggacagggactgtatctggtctggttatcttgtactttAATCTACCCAGCACATAAAATAGTACTTGACATACAGCTGagctttaacaattaccataaggaaaaaaaagggggcaCGCGAGGAGCCCCAGGAAAATCATTGGGATTTAGAAAAATGGATGCCACATATAAGCCATTTGTCATGGAGTATTCCGGAagaacagggaacaaaacatcCATGAAGAAAAATGAAGATTGTATCAGAGTCCACAGTATTTTCCTTAGGGCTTTTCCTAAAAACAGGCCCCCAGACTGTAGAAGTCCCACACTGATTCTTACAGGGAGACAAGGTAGTGTTTGAAGAGGGCTCTGAATAGGAATTTGAAGAGAGTAAGAACAGAGCAGCTGTTtaaacaatctatcaatcaatggtacttggcACCCAACTCCACCTCATCTTCCAGAAAAGGTAGAAACGAATCCAAGCCCCTTTTTATGTGGCTTCTTTGACCCCTGAGGCATTTAGTTAGTGAATGATTAGGGACCGgctattctccccatcccctcatctcCTTCACCTCTCTGACACCCCTTCCCGTAATCCCTTTTCCTGGAGGCCGGCTGAGCTGAGGGGCAACCAAGGGATACCAACCgacaccccaccctcctcctcctggaaccCA is a window encoding:
- the LOC119929581 gene encoding olfactory receptor 13H1-like; amino-acid sequence: MNKLRGANYTEVTEFILVGLSHQPKSQIIFFCILLHLYLGTVVGNILIITVVWKEPRLHTPMYFFLCNLSFVDLCSTTTAVPLVLVNCLRDCPTITYSDCYTQMTIFLFLGMTECSLLAVMAYDRFVAISNPLRYTLIMTMRACFQIAAVMWLSNFLLALIPMVTMPAQFCAGHNVVNHFVCELEAVFKLVCSDTTVSAILMWINSIFILHLPFLFILLSYIRIVVAVLKIPSTAGRWKAFSTCGSHLTVVTIYFGTLISIYLKPQNKDSKDQDKIISIFYGTVIPMMNPLIYTLRNKDMIGALRKAAGKTKQATQSV